Proteins encoded by one window of Lathyrus oleraceus cultivar Zhongwan6 chromosome 1, CAAS_Psat_ZW6_1.0, whole genome shotgun sequence:
- the LOC127101813 gene encoding uncharacterized protein LOC127101813 yields the protein MLLTEYDIQYVTQKAIKGSVMSDYLAHLPVEGYQPLRFDFPDEDIMFIRDFTMPGFEVSPEEGPEPGSRWTLMFDGASNARGHAIGVVITSPTGFHIPFTTKLYFDCTNNMAEYEACIYGLEAAIDLRIKIFEVFSDSALVISQVKGDWETQDSKLIPYKEHIRKLIPYFDEISFHHISREENQLVDTLATLASMFKVKWKNEAPSIQIDHLDEPTHCLAIEADPDDKPWFYDIKTFMEKQKYLEGISITDKKALRRLSSKFFLNGDVLYKRNYDSVLLRYVNRHEASTIIRSIHEGCEDVHAKGPAMAKKILRAGYY from the coding sequence ATGTTGCTAACCGAGTATGATATACAGTACGTGActcagaaagcaataaaaggGAGTGTTATGTCTGACTATCTAGCCCACCTGCCTGTTGAAGGCTACCAACCATTGaggtttgacttccctgatgaggacatcatgtttaTCAGAGATTTTACTATGCCAGGCTTTGAGGTAAGCCCCGAGGAAGGCCCCGAACCAGGATCACGATGGACGCTCATGTTCGACGGTGCTTCCAATGCCCGAGGTCATGCTATAGGTGTTGTTATCACTTCTCCAACTGGTTTCCACATTCCCTTCACGACTAAGTTATATTTTGACTGCACcaacaacatggcagaatatgaagcatgtatctacGGTTTAGAGGCGGCaattgacttgagaatcaaaaTCTTCGAGGTATTCAGTGATTCAGCTCTAGTAATCAGTCAAGTGAAAGGCGATTGGGAGACTCAGGATAGCAAGTTGATACCCTACAAAGAGCATATCAGAAAACTGATACCCTATTTTGATGAAATCTCATTTCACCATATTTCTAGGGAAGAAAATCAGTTAGTAGACACTCTAGCTACGCTGgcatctatgttcaaagtcaaatggaagaatgaagcaccatcCATTCAAATTGACCACTTAGATGAACCAACACATTGTCTAGCGATTGAGGCCGATCCTGACGATAAGCCTTGGTTCTACGACATAAAGACATTTATGGAGAAACAAAAATATCTCGAGGGTATATCCATTACCGATAAGAAAGCTCTGAGAAGACTCTCTTCTAAGTTCTTCCTAAATGGTGATGTACTAtacaagaggaattatgattCCGTACTGCTCAGATACGTGAATAGACACGAAGCTAGTACAATCATAAGGTCCATTCATGAAGGCTGCGAGGATGTACATGCGAAGGGTCCtgctatggccaagaagattcttCGGGCTGGTTATTATTAG